The genomic window CTCGAGATCTCGAGCCGGCGCCTGGACCTGGCCAAGGTCCTGCGGCAGGAGGGCACCCGGGGAGGCGATCACAGCCACCGGACGCGCAACGTCCTGGTGGTCGCCGAGGTCGCCCTGGCGCTGATGCTGGTGGCGGGAACCGGTTTGATGATCAAGAGCTTCGACCGGCTCATCGCCGTCGATCCGGGCTTCGAGCCCGGCGCCCTCACCTTCGGCGTCGCGCTGCCCCGCAGCTCCTACGGCGAGCCGGAGCAGGTCGCCAACTTCTACCGCAACCTCCTCGCCGACTTGCGCACCCGCCCGGGGGTCGAGGCCGTGGGAACGGTGCCTGTGCTGCCCCTCGACGGAGTGTGGTGGAACGGCGACTTCACCATCGAGGGGATGAAACCGTTTCCGGAGGGAGAAGAGCCCAAGGTCCAGCATCTCGAGGTCAGCGCCGGCTATTTCGAGGCCATGGGCATTCCCCTCGTTGAAGGCCGGACCTTCACCGATGCCGACGGAGCCGACGCTCCTCCCGTCACCGTAGTCAACGAGACCTTCGTCCAGCGCTTCCTCGACGGCCGAGAGCCTCTGGGGCTGCAGGTCAAATTCGCCCTGCCCAACCAGGAGGCACCGTGGGTCACCATCGTCGGGGTCAGCCGCGACGTGCGCCAGACCAGCCTGGCACAGGAGGTGCTGCCAGAGGCCTACATCCCGTTGCTGCAGGATCCCCAATCCGCCAATTCCGTGGTCTTGCGCACCAGCGGCGATCCCAAGGCTCTCGTGAGCCAAGCGCGGGAGGCGGTCAGCGCCCTCGACCCGACCCTGCCCATCTTCGACATCCGAACCACCGACGAGTTGGTCACCGGCTCCATCGCCCGCCAGCGCTTCGTGCTGCGGCTGCTGCTCGCGTTCGCGCTGGTGGCGCTGTTCCTGGCGACCCTGGGAATCTACGGCGTCACCGCCTACACCGTGGCCCGGCGCACCCGGGAGATCGGCCTGCGCATGGCCCTGGGAGCGGCCTCCCAACGGGTGGCGGGCTGGGTCCTGTGGCGAACCCTGCGGCTGATCGCCATCGGGGTGGCTCTGGGAGTCGTGGGAGCCGTCGCCGCCGGCCGTTTGCTGTCCAACCAGCTGTACGGAGTCCAGGCGTTGGACCCCGCGGTGATCGCCCTCGTCAGCCTGCTGCTGGCTTTGGTGGGCGCCTTGGCAGCCCTCCTGCCGGCGTGGCGAGCGTCCCGCATCGACCCCCTCGATGCTCTGCGCAGCACCTAGCAGCCCACGGCTTCTCAAGCTCCTCCGGCCCATCAGCCGGTGACCAGCCGCAGGCTGTAGAGCTCGCCGAAGACCGGTAGCAGATTGACCGGGAAGCGCCCCTGCTCCAGCTCATCGGCGGCGCGGTTCAGAGCCTCTACTGCATCGGCGACCCCAGCGTTCCACAGCAGGGCCAGCTCTCCAACCCCCGGCGAGAGCCCGTGGGCGGCGAGGGCCAACCGCCAGCTGCGCCACTCCCCGCCGGTCTCCAGCTTTGCGATCACCTCGCCGTCGAGCCTTACCTGCACCCGGCCCTGGCGTGGCGTGCGCAGGGTGAGCTCGAGGACGGGCTCGGCACCGGCATCGTCCACCACCAAGGGGAAGGTTGATCGGCTGGTATGGGCGCGGAAAAAGCGGGGGGTTCCCTCCTTGCTCTTCCAGTTGCGCTCGCGGTCGTCCCAAGATTCGGCGAAGTAGGCGTCCAATAGATCGACCGGCCGTCCCGGCCGTAGCCCGACCTCGCTGCGGCGGAGCTCCAGCAGAGATTGCTCGGCGCTCCACCCCTGCTCCTCGAGGGCCGTGGCCATGGCCCCCAGCAGCACCCCATCGAAGAGCTTGAGATGGGTCTTGGCGATGTAGCGCTGGAGCGAGAAGTCCGGCAGCTTCGCCAGGCGCTCGGCGCTCGTGCACATCCACACCGGCGCCCGGCGGGTTTGCAGGTCCAGGTACAGCTGCATGACCTCCTTCATGGCGCCGGACGCTGCGAGGGCTCGCCGACAGTGGTGCAGCACCACATCCTGGCGCTGTCCCCAATGGGCGGAGTGGATGGCGGCACCGAAGTGAGCCTGGGCTACGATCTCCGCCGCCGGCAGGTATTCGTCACCAGCGAGCTCTTCTGGAGCCAAATTGCCACCCAGCAGCTCCGCCGCCGCCGCCCGGGCGGCGGCCGCCATGGCGATCCGGATTCCGAGATCGGTCAGATGCACGTAGTCGGCAAACAGACCCCGGCCGGGGATCCCGTCCGCGCCGGCGCGCCGGAACTCCGCCGGCAAATCCACCACGGTGACGGGGCCGTCCGGCGGCAACGCCCGAAGCCGCTCTTGGATCAGCGATAGGGGGCGGGGCGAGGGGAACGTACCGTCCCAGATGCGCGCGTCCCGGCCCCGCTCGAAGAATTCCAAGGCTTTTTCCGGCTCGCCCCGCCGGGCCGCCACCTCCGCCAGCAGAGCCTGGGCTACGGCGGAAGTGCCGGCGTCGAGCTCGGCCATCCGGCGCGCCTTCTCCTCGGCCAGGTCGAGATTTCCATCGCCGAACGCCTCCAAGGCCTCCCCCCGCAGCCGCTCCCAGGCCTCGTTGGCCCCCGCCTCGGCGAGCCAGGGAGCGAGCCCCGAGCGGTCGTCCCGCCAATCTCCCAGATTGAACTCCGGCACCAGATAGACACAGCCAACGCCCTGCGCCCCGAAAACCCGGGCGACCCGCTCCAAGTGCCGATCCACCAATTCCCCGGTGGCCTCCTCCAGCACTTGCCGCATGCCCGGCACCCCGCTCCGTCGCAGCGCCTGGGCCGCCCGCTGACGGCCCTCCAGGTCCGCCAGCAGAGGCTCCCGGGCAGCTCGCACCCAATTGTTGCTGCCCAGGATCACCACCAGATCGGGCTCCAGCAGCAAGACCGGCTCGAGCAGACCCTCGATACCTTCCAGGTCGAGATCCGTGCGCGCCAGGTCGAGCACCTCGACGCCGTCTCCGATGCCCGCCCGGGAGAGCATCTGCTCCAAAACCTTGGCGGGGGTGTAGGCGGGCTCGTAGAACCAGCCCCGGGCCACCGACTCCCCCAGCAGCACCACCCGCTTCGCTCTTCCCCGGGCCCCGATGACCGGCAAGTCCGCCCACAGAGGCCACTCCTTGGAACGCTCGGGCATGCGCTCGAAGACCCGGCCTTCCGAGGCGTCCCGGGCCCTCCAGATGCCCACCGTTCCATTCTCCGACTTCGGGCGCTCTTGGGCTTCCGGAGCCCCGGCGCCGTTTAACAGGTCCAGACGCCGTAGCAGGCGCAGCCCGTCGGCCCCCTCGCCGCCGCTCAGCCGCTCGGCGGTCTCCTGAGCCAGGGCCTTGATCGCTTCCGTTCGTGGGTCGTGCATCGTCGTTTCTCCCAACCTTCCGCGAGCCGTGAGAACCCGCGCTTCAGGCTCCTAGAACAGGGTGTAGACCTCGTGGGTGATGGCGCTCTCGGCGGGCGCGTCCTCCAGCTCCAGAAACGGCTCCCAAAGCGGCGGCATGGCGTCGCGATCGAGGACGAAATCCTCCAAGACAAGGGTGTCGATGCGCGAACGGATGAAGGTCCGTAGCGCGTCCACAGGAGTGCACACGATGGGTTCTCCGCGCAGGTTGAACGAGGTGTTGAGCAGGATCGGGCAACCCGTGCGCCGGGCGAAGCGCTCGATGAGGGCGGCGAACCGCGGGCTGTGACGGGACTCTACGGTCTGCACCCGCGCCGAGCCGTCCACGTGAGTGATGGCCGGCAGGTGCAGGGGCGAGCTCACCTGGCAGGTTTCGAGCATGAAGGGCGAGGGATGGTCGAGCTCGAAATGTTCCGTCATACGGTCCAACAGCACCGCCGGAGCGAAGGGCCGGAAGGCCTCCCGCTTCTTGACCAGGGCGTTGATGCGGTCGCGCATCTCGGGGCCTCGGGGGTCGGCGAGAATCGACCGCGAGCCCAAAGCCCGGGGCCCGAACTCCATCCGCCCGTGGAACCAGCCGACGACCTTGCCGGCGGCCAGGCGCTCCGCCACCGCTTCCAGCAGAGCCTCCTCGTCGCCGCGGAAGTCCAAGGCCTCGACGTCGCCGGCGGCGAGCAGCTCGGCGACCTCGGTGGACTCGTAGCGCGGCCCCAGAAAGACGTGGGCCATGCGCTCCCTCGTCGCCGGCAACTCGCCGCCGCGCCGCACGTGGGAGAGCATCGCCGCCCCCAGAGCTCCCCCGGAATCGCTCGCCGCCGGCTGCACGAAGAGGCGTTCGAAGGGACCTTCCCGCAGCAGCCGGCCGTTGGCCACGCAGTTCAGCGCCACCCCACCGGCCATGCACAGATTTTCGCTCCCCACCCGCTGGTGGAGGTACCGCACCTTGCGCAACAAAAGCTCTTCCAAAAGCACTTGCAGACTGCGGGCGACGTCCTTGTGGAATTGCTCGATCTCCGACTCGGGACGGCGTGGCGGACGGCCGAAGAGCTCGACCAATCGATCCGAGTACATGCGCTCGGCGCCGATGAAATCGAAGTACTCCAGCCTCAGCCGGTACTGGCCGTCGGAGCCGGGATCCACCAGCCGCTGCATCTGGCGCACGAACCGGGGCCGGCCGTAGGGCGCCAAACCCATGACCTTGAACTCCCCGGAGTTGACCTTGAAGCCCAGGTACGCGGTGATGGTGCTGTACAGCATGCCGACGGAATCGGGGAAGTGCACCTCCTCGAGCAGCTCCAACACCGTCCCCGCCCCGCGGCCGTAGGTGGTCGTCGCCCACTCGCCGACGCCGTCCACGGTGAGGATGGCGGCATCCTCGAAGCCGGAGAAATAGAAGGCGCTGGCGGCGTGGCTCTGATGGTGGTCGAAGCGATCCACCGGACCCTCCCAGCCGAGCTCCTGGCGCAGCTGCCGCTCGACCTCTCCGGGCTCGAGGCGCGACAACAGAGACTTCCGCCCGGCCTCCGGCAGCGAGGGGTGCAGCGCCATCCACAGCTGGCGCCCGAGCTTCTTGACCGGGTCCTCGTAGTAGGCGACGGCGTCGAGATCGTCGAGGGACAGCCCGGCGCTTTCGAGGCAAAAGCGAAAGGCCCGCCAGGGCAGCCCGGGGTCGTGCTTGCAGCGGGAGAATCGCTCCTCCTCCACCGCGGAGACCACCTCGCCGTCCCGCAGCAGGCAACAGGCGGAATCGTGGAAGAAGGCGGAGATTCCCAGGATGTTGAGACCGTTCTTCGTCATCGTGACCTCATTTCAGAACACACCCCATCAACAGAAGTACGAAGATTTTCCTTGACGTACGAAGAGTTTCGTATATGATCCTCCTCGACGACCCACAAACCCCTTCCCGACAGCGAGAGATAGCTTTGAGCCAAGCCCACGACAACCCCGACCGCTCCTCTGCCCCGCCCCCTCCTCGGCCCACCGGGGCGGAGCTCGAGATCCTGCGCGCCCTCTGGGACCGCGGCCCGAGCACGGTGCGAGAAGTCCACGATCACCTGTCCGCTGACCGCGCGGTGGGTTACAGCACGGTCCTCAAGCTGCTCCAGATCATGCTGGGGAAGGGCTTGGTGACCCGCAACGAACGATTTCGCAGCCATGTCTACAAGGCCTCCAGCCCGGCGGAGCGGACCCAGCGGCAGCTGGTGGACCACCTGCTGGACGCGGCCTTCGGGGGCTCCGCGAGCCAGTTGGTGATGCGAGCCCTTTCCGACCGCCCCACGTCCTCGGAGGAGCTGGAGGAGATCCGCCGGCTGCTCGACGACATCGAAGGAGAACGATGATGAATCTGGCAAGTCTTCTCAGTGCGGAGACCGTTCAACCCCTGGGTTGGACCTTGGTCCACTTTCTCTGGCAAGGCTCGGTGCTCGCCCTGCTCCTGGCCGTCGTCCTGCGCACCGTGGCAAAGGCGAGCGCCCAAGCGCGCTACGTCGCGGCAGGCGTCACGCTGCTGCTGATGCTGGCGGCACCGGTGCTGACCTTCTTCCAGCTCTCGGGCCACGAGTCTGCGGCGGCGGTCGCCGGACCTGTGCAGGCGGATCAGGTCGCCACGGCAGCGCCCGGGGCCTCCCAGGCGCTCTCTCTCGATCCCGCCGCAGCCGCTTCCTGGAGCTCCGCCGGCGACTGGCTTGCCGGTTGGATTCCCGCCGTCGTGGTGCTGTGGACCTTGGGGGCCTCGCTGCTGCTGCTGCGGCTGCTCGGCGGTTGGTGGGGCACCCGCAGCCTGCGCCGGCGCGCCATCAGTCCGGCTCCGGCGGGCCTGATCCGCTGCGCCGAGGAGCTGCGGGATGCCATGGGGATTCGCCGCCAGGTCCGGCTGCTGCAATCGAGCCGGGTGGACGTGATGACCGTGGTGGGCTGGCTGAGCCCGGTGATCCTGGTGCCGGCCAGCAGCGTCACCGGTCTCTCGACGCCTCAGCTGCGCGCCATCCTCGCCCACGAGCTGGCCCACATCCGGCGCCACGACGTGCTGGTCAACGGGCTGCAACGGATCGCGGAAACCTTGCTCTTCTACCATCCGGCGGTGTGGTGGACCTCCAACCTGCTGCGCACCGAGCGCGAGAATCTGTGCGACGACGCGGCAGTGGAGGTCAGCGGAGACCCTCTGGGCTACGCCCGGGCCCTGGCCACCCTGGAGGGTTTGCGCAGGACCGGCGAGCTGGCCATGGCGGCCAACGGCGGCACCCTGCTGGCGCGGGTGCGCCGGCTGCTGCAACCCGGCTACCGGCCCACGAACAACGTCTCGCTGCCGGCCCTTCTCATCGCCGGCACCACCGTCGCCTTCGCCCTCATCGTTCCCGCCCTCGCCGCGCCGGAGGCCGCCGCGGCCCCGAGCGCCCGGAGCGAGCAGGTCCGGGCCTCGATCTATCAGCAGATCGAAGACGCCCGCAGCCGCGGTGAGCTGAACGCCGACGCCATGGTCCAGGAGGCCCTGCCCAACCTGCGCAGCTCCGTCGCCGACACCCGCGAGCAGGGCGCCTGGGTCCTCGGACAGGTGGGTGATGAACGCTCCGTCGAGCCGCTGCTGGCGATGACCGGCGATCCCGATGCGGGAGTCCGCGAAATGGTCGCCTGGGCCCTCGGCCGAGTGGGCGACGAACGCTCCGTCAAGCCGCTCCTCGAGCTGCTCGAAGACTCCTCTGCCAGCGTTCGCGCCAAGGCCGCCTG from Acidobacteriota bacterium includes these protein-coding regions:
- a CDS encoding FtsX-like permease family protein, encoding LEISSRRLDLAKVLRQEGTRGGDHSHRTRNVLVVAEVALALMLVAGTGLMIKSFDRLIAVDPGFEPGALTFGVALPRSSYGEPEQVANFYRNLLADLRTRPGVEAVGTVPVLPLDGVWWNGDFTIEGMKPFPEGEEPKVQHLEVSAGYFEAMGIPLVEGRTFTDADGADAPPVTVVNETFVQRFLDGREPLGLQVKFALPNQEAPWVTIVGVSRDVRQTSLAQEVLPEAYIPLLQDPQSANSVVLRTSGDPKALVSQAREAVSALDPTLPIFDIRTTDELVTGSIARQRFVLRLLLAFALVALFLATLGIYGVTAYTVARRTREIGLRMALGAASQRVAGWVLWRTLRLIAIGVALGVVGAVAAGRLLSNQLYGVQALDPAVIALVSLLLALVGALAALLPAWRASRIDPLDALRST
- a CDS encoding carbamoyltransferase, which codes for MTKNGLNILGISAFFHDSACCLLRDGEVVSAVEEERFSRCKHDPGLPWRAFRFCLESAGLSLDDLDAVAYYEDPVKKLGRQLWMALHPSLPEAGRKSLLSRLEPGEVERQLRQELGWEGPVDRFDHHQSHAASAFYFSGFEDAAILTVDGVGEWATTTYGRGAGTVLELLEEVHFPDSVGMLYSTITAYLGFKVNSGEFKVMGLAPYGRPRFVRQMQRLVDPGSDGQYRLRLEYFDFIGAERMYSDRLVELFGRPPRRPESEIEQFHKDVARSLQVLLEELLLRKVRYLHQRVGSENLCMAGGVALNCVANGRLLREGPFERLFVQPAASDSGGALGAAMLSHVRRGGELPATRERMAHVFLGPRYESTEVAELLAAGDVEALDFRGDEEALLEAVAERLAAGKVVGWFHGRMEFGPRALGSRSILADPRGPEMRDRINALVKKREAFRPFAPAVLLDRMTEHFELDHPSPFMLETCQVSSPLHLPAITHVDGSARVQTVESRHSPRFAALIERFARRTGCPILLNTSFNLRGEPIVCTPVDALRTFIRSRIDTLVLEDFVLDRDAMPPLWEPFLELEDAPAESAITHEVYTLF
- a CDS encoding BlaI/MecI/CopY family transcriptional regulator is translated as MSQAHDNPDRSSAPPPPRPTGAELEILRALWDRGPSTVREVHDHLSADRAVGYSTVLKLLQIMLGKGLVTRNERFRSHVYKASSPAERTQRQLVDHLLDAAFGGSASQLVMRALSDRPTSSEELEEIRRLLDDIEGER
- a CDS encoding M56 family metallopeptidase, with the translated sequence MMNLASLLSAETVQPLGWTLVHFLWQGSVLALLLAVVLRTVAKASAQARYVAAGVTLLLMLAAPVLTFFQLSGHESAAAVAGPVQADQVATAAPGASQALSLDPAAAASWSSAGDWLAGWIPAVVVLWTLGASLLLLRLLGGWWGTRSLRRRAISPAPAGLIRCAEELRDAMGIRRQVRLLQSSRVDVMTVVGWLSPVILVPASSVTGLSTPQLRAILAHELAHIRRHDVLVNGLQRIAETLLFYHPAVWWTSNLLRTERENLCDDAAVEVSGDPLGYARALATLEGLRRTGELAMAANGGTLLARVRRLLQPGYRPTNNVSLPALLIAGTTVAFALIVPALAAPEAAAAPSARSEQVRASIYQQIEDARSRGELNADAMVQEALPNLRSSVADTREQGAWVLGQVGDERSVEPLLAMTGDPDAGVREMVAWALGRVGDERSVKPLLELLEDSSASVRAKAAWALGLRGDQRAVNGLRAAAEDASDDVREQAVWALCLVADEGESRSFEGALLDASPEVRRRGAWALGLHGTGDSLPALEQSLSDSSAIVREQVVWALGMIGDPRATEVLRGAAQDDSSEPVRSRAAWALDRLQRGPEPADEATGQPFDFFDPNGRR